A region of the Gammaproteobacteria bacterium genome:
CACGCCGTAGAGCCACTGAGGTAGTGCTGCGAAGCCGGCGACGAGCGTGCGATGATGTGGCGTAGCGGCACGAACGCAGGGCGGTCGGTGCAAAAGGAATCAGTTGTCGCGGAAACGAGTCGGTTTTGCACAGGGAAGTGCAAAATCTATCACGAGATAGCGACACAATCGCGGCTTGCTTAGTGTGCATTTGATGAATGCCATAGCCCATCGTATCAATCATATTCAACTCAGCCATTGCCTACACCAAAAATGGATTGCGATAACAGCGAGGTGTTTTTTTATTAAGAATATAATCTTCTGGCACACCTTCAAAAAAGCTACCTTCATTTTCAAAAATAAGTTTATCTTGCTCCTCAGTAACAATGATACGTCCATTGCGCGAATAGTCTTGATGCGCGATACAGTTATGCAGGGCTTCCAGCACAATCTTCTGATCGTATTTTGAAATCTCATAAGGCAGTAATTCATCAAGAGGCAATAAACGCAGCTGAATATTGCGTATGCGATGATAGAGTAAAGTCGTATTCAACATAAACGGCGGACTAAAATGCTCATAGGCTTGCTCTGCGCCGACAAGCTTCCATGTCATTTGTGCTGGGTGTGGTGACAACAAATATGCAGACTCCGCCTTACCAAGTAAAAAAACTGCCGTGCGTGTTATTTTTCCTCCCTGCGTTATCTTTGCTCGATCCAGAAAAGTGCTATCTGACCACTGCACCACTTCATCGGAGGAAATACGGTTAGCATGTTTTAAGCTAAACGCTTCACGCGCCTTTTGTATTGCAGATAAGTCTAAATCATTGATAGTGGCCTTTGGAATGATCTGTGCAGTCCAATCATCCGCTAATGTCTGTTGGCGTATTTCATCTTGCTTATCCAAACCTAAACTAATGAGGCTCTCACCTGCACGGGCATAGTAATGCCCCTGCCATGCAATAGGCATTCCTTGAGGTGCCGGTGGGATTTGAAATAAAATGACACGCCCCTTATCAGTGTCTAACTCAAAGATATTACGAAAACTGATACTGGGTTCTGAGCCATTGGAAATTTGATTTTTCAGACTTTGCAAACGCTCAGATTCAGGGCGATAATCCGTACCGACAACACTCCGTGACTTGTTATCAACCCCAAAAATGAGCCACGCACTTTCAATGCCGTGTATATTCGCTTCATTAGACAAAGCAGAGAAGTATTTGCCTATATTACTGGTGGAAAAACCCTCTCCAGCCTGCTTAAATTCCACCACTTCATTTTCCCAAGTGGCAATTAAATTATCCAAGGTTATCTGTAAATCAGTCGCGTTCATTCATCGCCCCCTTAAATAACCTTGATATCAGTTGCTGGTGATTTAAGTTTGAATATTTGCTCTACATTGATTTTCACAGAATCGCTGGTGAAACCATCATCACGGAATACAACTCGCAAGGGTTGTTTTTCGGCTAGTTTTTTTACAAAGTCTTCGTTAATGTCTTCATCGAAACACGCCGCCAATGCATTACCATCAACAAAGAATACTTCCTTGCCTTCAATATCTTCACGATTAATAGGGAGAGATAAATCCACACCCCAATCTAACAATACTTGAAACAGTAAATCTTCAGATGACCGATCCTTTTTAATATTACCAACATGCTCTTCAAACATATCAGGATGTGCTTCATCAGGAGGAAGATGTACATCAACCATGTTGGAGCTATCAATTTTGAATACACGGAAACCTATATCAAGATTTTCAATACCTTCTTTATCAGCATTGTCTTCTTTAATTTTCTTACCAGCACGGCGAATCCGTTCTATCGATATATCGGAAATATTTTTATATCCAGCTTTAAATGCTTCTGATTTTTCATTTACTTGTTCTGGCAACTGTACTGAAATACAACTTCGATTACCGCCATCTTCTGCATTCAGTTGCATGACAGCATGTGCCGTGGTTCCCGACCCAGAAAAAAAGTCTAACAATATATCGCCTTTGGCCATGTTAGAACTAAAGAGCACTCTTAATAGGCTTGTTGGTTTTGGATAAGAAAAATAACTTTTCCCCTCAAATAGATTTTCTACTTCAACTCCACCATCACTTTTAAGTGATAAAATCGACCGCAGTAAAAAGTTATTAACATCATCCAAATATGTTACAGAGCTAGGCTGAGTATTCTCATCTGGAGCAAACCAAATCTTCCCACACAAATAACTACCATCGTGTAGCTCTTGAATATCTTGATATTCACCATCTTCATACTTCGCGGCTGCATCAAAAGTTTCCTTCTTCCATCTCCACCCTCTATCAGGAACTTTAACTACAGAACCAGTATTAGGATGAAAAACGTCATACGTTGGACCAAAAGTATCTGCATTCGGCCAGCTCATGTTGATTTTACCCCAAAGCTTATAATTTTTATCTAACGAATTGTAGAGCGTTATTCCTCTGTCATATCCATTTTTCTTATAAAGCTTTTTTATATTATTTTCTGCTTGATCTAGAGATGTTTTCTTCCTCTTTAATTGTTCTAGTAAATTGTAAATATCATCTAAACCATCTTTTCTCATTGTGAATTCTAATTTCGAATCTCTATTTTTTACATATAAAAGAACATACTCATGAATATTTCCTATTCCTTTATCGTTCTTTGGGATGCGTTTATTCCAAGAAATGCATTCAACAAAATTATCTTCACCAAAAACT
Encoded here:
- a CDS encoding site-specific DNA-methyltransferase; the protein is MEKLDLTTPNFTNENIAKLAELFPNCVTEKKNDIGEVVHAIDFDALRQEFSDTIVEGTQERYSLNWPGKREALVTANTPISKTLRPCRDESVDFDTTKNIFIEGDNLDALKLMQETYLNKIKMIYIDPPYNTGKDFVYKDNFTVGKSEYEEVSGQIDAEGGRLVSNPDSNGRFHSDWLSMIYPRLRLARNLLRDDGAIFISVDNEQANMKRLCDEVFGEDNFVECISWNKRIPKNDKGIGNIHEYVLLYVKNRDSKLEFTMRKDGLDDIYNLLEQLKRKKTSLDQAENNIKKLYKKNGYDRGITLYNSLDKNYKLWGKINMSWPNADTFGPTYDVFHPNTGSVVKVPDRGWRWKKETFDAAAKYEDGEYQDIQELHDGSYLCGKIWFAPDENTQPSSVTYLDDVNNFLLRSILSLKSDGGVEVENLFEGKSYFSYPKPTSLLRVLFSSNMAKGDILLDFFSGSGTTAHAVMQLNAEDGGNRSCISVQLPEQVNEKSEAFKAGYKNISDISIERIRRAGKKIKEDNADKEGIENLDIGFRVFKIDSSNMVDVHLPPDEAHPDMFEEHVGNIKKDRSSEDLLFQVLLDWGVDLSLPINREDIEGKEVFFVDGNALAACFDEDINEDFVKKLAEKQPLRVVFRDDGFTSDSVKINVEQIFKLKSPATDIKVI